In the genome of Pseudoglutamicibacter cumminsii, one region contains:
- a CDS encoding potassium channel beta subunit family protein → MTKNTQNSTMEYNRLGRAGLKVSELSFGSWVTFGDTIDTGLAKECMQAAADAGVNFFDNAEVYAGGQSETIMGKAIEELGWNRSEYIISTKLFWGISDGKVNLTNTLNRKYLMQGIDGSLERLGLDFVDLIYCHRPDPESTIEETVWAMSDIVSSGKALYWGTSEWSADEIRAAYEIAERHHLHKPYMEQPQYNLLERTKVEQEYARLYDDIGLGLTTWSPLAGGILTGKYLGEIPEGSRAAGRYGKTLEAALGNETQKDQVRKLVAMASDLGVTPAQLSLAWLLKNPNVSTVITGATSVKQLNENLGALEAKAALTDEAKAELDQIFA, encoded by the coding sequence ATGACGAAGAACACGCAGAACAGCACCATGGAATACAACCGACTCGGCCGCGCCGGCCTCAAAGTATCCGAACTCTCCTTCGGCTCCTGGGTCACCTTCGGCGACACCATCGACACCGGCCTCGCAAAAGAATGCATGCAAGCCGCAGCCGACGCCGGCGTCAACTTCTTCGACAATGCCGAGGTCTACGCGGGCGGGCAGTCCGAAACCATCATGGGCAAAGCCATCGAAGAACTCGGCTGGAACCGCTCCGAATACATCATCTCCACCAAGCTGTTCTGGGGTATTTCCGACGGCAAGGTCAACCTCACGAACACGCTCAACCGCAAATACCTCATGCAGGGCATCGACGGCTCGCTCGAGCGTCTCGGCCTCGACTTCGTAGACCTCATCTACTGCCACCGCCCAGACCCAGAAAGCACCATCGAAGAAACCGTGTGGGCCATGAGCGACATCGTCTCCAGCGGCAAGGCGCTCTACTGGGGCACCTCCGAATGGTCCGCGGACGAAATCCGTGCCGCCTACGAGATCGCCGAACGCCACCACCTCCACAAGCCATACATGGAACAGCCGCAGTACAATCTGCTGGAGCGCACCAAGGTCGAGCAGGAATACGCTCGCCTCTACGACGACATCGGGCTCGGCCTCACTACGTGGTCCCCACTGGCCGGCGGCATCCTCACGGGTAAATACCTCGGCGAGATCCCTGAAGGTTCCCGTGCAGCGGGCCGCTACGGCAAGACCCTTGAAGCCGCGCTGGGCAACGAAACCCAAAAGGACCAGGTCCGCAAGCTCGTCGCAATGGCGTCCGACCTCGGCGTGACCCCGGCTCAGCTTTCGCTCGCTTGGCTGCTGAAGAACCCGAATGTCTCCACCGTCATCACCGGCGCAACCTCGGTCAAGCAGCTCAACGAAAACCTTGGCGCGCTCGAGGCGAAGGCAGCCCTTACGGACGAGGCAAAGGCCGAACTCGACCAGATCTTCGCCTAG
- a CDS encoding APC family permease has translation MSSETHRGAATAANANAPQEGELKKTQKPGWIFAVAVGSAVGWGAFVLPVDWLHQGGIVGAALGMAIGGALIALIALSYGIVIKALPVTGGEVAYALVAFGRRHAFVVGWFLTLGYLCIVALNASAMALVARRLAPGIMEKVHLWTIAGFDVYLPEVIFASACLILFGWLNIRGAEFGGRVQFIAVIIMLVAVAFIVIGVIALAGRNELSFGPAFPTDVPPMAAIITLVAIAPWAFIGFDNVPQVAGEFNFSPRKALGLILFAIFAAVAIYVLMLMAVSLSAGPGIENIGDDTWAPADVIAGVLGQFGVVLLVIGVSMGIFTGLNGFTMSASRVILSLGRARMLPEATAKISPRFHTPHVALIVVVALCLITPWFGRAALSWVVDMSSVGVTIAYFYTCLCAFKVMHRDRSLLRAAGERVPLWMALSGPVALLGALISVMFLLLLFLPFSPGALGKESLIALIAWLVLGVIFFLVRRPRFEALTEDETREVMLGEHQDVYLDQEHIDEEVERITGAIPIVPMPGADTSDMAPHTAAAAETLAEQEPDDPDPAKPMK, from the coding sequence ATGAGTAGCGAAACTCACCGCGGCGCCGCCACAGCAGCGAACGCCAACGCCCCACAAGAAGGCGAACTGAAAAAGACACAAAAACCCGGATGGATTTTTGCTGTCGCTGTCGGATCAGCAGTCGGATGGGGTGCTTTCGTTCTCCCTGTCGACTGGCTCCACCAAGGCGGTATCGTCGGTGCCGCACTCGGTATGGCCATCGGCGGCGCCCTCATCGCTCTCATCGCGTTGAGCTACGGCATCGTCATCAAAGCCCTCCCCGTCACCGGCGGTGAGGTGGCGTACGCCCTCGTTGCTTTCGGACGGCGGCACGCGTTCGTTGTCGGATGGTTCCTGACGCTCGGGTACCTGTGTATCGTCGCGCTCAACGCATCAGCGATGGCGCTCGTAGCCAGACGCCTAGCGCCCGGGATCATGGAGAAAGTCCACCTATGGACCATCGCCGGATTCGACGTCTACCTCCCCGAGGTCATCTTCGCGTCTGCATGCCTCATCCTGTTTGGCTGGCTCAACATCCGCGGGGCTGAATTCGGAGGCCGCGTCCAGTTCATCGCCGTCATCATCATGCTGGTCGCCGTTGCGTTCATCGTGATCGGCGTGATTGCCCTAGCTGGCCGCAACGAACTCAGCTTCGGTCCAGCGTTCCCAACCGACGTCCCACCGATGGCCGCGATCATCACACTCGTCGCGATCGCGCCGTGGGCGTTCATCGGCTTCGACAACGTCCCGCAGGTCGCCGGCGAATTCAACTTCTCGCCACGTAAAGCACTCGGCCTCATCCTGTTCGCGATCTTCGCGGCAGTCGCCATCTACGTGCTCATGCTCATGGCCGTATCGCTGTCGGCGGGTCCCGGAATTGAAAACATCGGCGACGACACGTGGGCACCCGCCGACGTCATCGCCGGCGTCCTCGGCCAGTTCGGCGTGGTCCTGCTCGTCATCGGCGTATCGATGGGTATCTTCACCGGCCTCAACGGGTTCACGATGTCGGCTTCCCGCGTCATTCTCTCCCTCGGCCGAGCACGCATGCTGCCGGAAGCCACCGCAAAGATCAGCCCACGCTTCCACACCCCGCACGTCGCGCTCATCGTGGTGGTTGCGCTGTGCCTCATCACCCCGTGGTTCGGCCGCGCAGCCCTCAGCTGGGTTGTGGACATGAGCTCTGTGGGCGTGACCATCGCATACTTCTACACATGCTTGTGCGCATTCAAGGTCATGCACCGCGACCGCTCCCTCCTGCGCGCAGCCGGCGAACGCGTCCCATTGTGGATGGCGCTCTCCGGTCCAGTTGCTCTGCTGGGTGCTCTGATCTCCGTCATGTTCCTACTTCTGCTGTTCCTGCCGTTCTCGCCAGGTGCACTCGGTAAGGAATCGCTCATCGCGCTCATCGCGTGGCTCGTGCTCGGCGTCATCTTCTTCCTGGTCCGCCGCCCACGCTTCGAAGCGCTCACCGAGGACGAAACCCGCGAAGTCATGCTCGGCGAACACCAAGACGTGTACCTCGACCAGGAACACATCGACGAAGAAGTCGAGCGCATCACCGGTGCGATCCCGATCGTGCCGATGCCAGGCGCAGACACCTCCGACATGGCGCCACACACCGCCGCGGCCGCGGAGACCCTCGCGGAGCAGGAACCGGACGACCCCGACCCAGCCAAACCCATGAAGTAG
- a CDS encoding patatin-like phospholipase family protein, with product MLGLALGGGGARGLCHVGVWRELEPLGVRPEVIAGTSMGGIIGALIAAGHDAASVQKISVNVDWLKVLNWGFSGRVFSTKRLRSFLAQYLPETFEELEIPLVVVATDVASGTTRYLHSGDLLAAVHASAAFPGVLEPVRVGSDLLMDGGMLNQLPVDAAHFFGAQNVIAVNATSLQTVDMTKDSQPVPTGRFLKGTFKEAVRGIEIMQAQLTKMRLSLFPPDVLIDPAMDDVGFTSFNKFERAAEAGAEATRERAEQLKALAG from the coding sequence GTGCTTGGTTTAGCGTTGGGTGGCGGTGGTGCTCGTGGTTTGTGTCATGTGGGGGTGTGGCGCGAGCTGGAGCCGTTGGGTGTGCGTCCGGAGGTGATTGCTGGGACGAGCATGGGCGGGATCATCGGTGCGTTGATTGCGGCGGGGCATGATGCGGCGTCGGTTCAGAAGATCAGCGTGAATGTTGATTGGTTGAAGGTCCTGAATTGGGGTTTCAGCGGCCGCGTGTTTTCGACTAAGCGTCTGCGTTCCTTCTTGGCCCAGTATTTGCCGGAGACGTTTGAGGAGCTTGAGATTCCGTTGGTTGTGGTGGCCACGGATGTCGCGAGCGGCACCACCCGCTACCTGCATTCGGGGGATCTGCTCGCCGCGGTGCATGCCTCGGCCGCGTTCCCTGGGGTTTTGGAACCGGTGCGGGTTGGCAGTGATTTGTTGATGGATGGCGGGATGTTGAATCAGTTGCCGGTGGACGCGGCGCATTTCTTCGGGGCTCAGAATGTGATTGCGGTGAATGCGACGTCCTTGCAAACCGTGGATATGACTAAGGATTCTCAGCCGGTCCCTACGGGGCGGTTCCTTAAGGGCACGTTCAAGGAGGCTGTGCGGGGGATCGAGATTATGCAGGCGCAGCTGACCAAGATGCGGTTGTCGCTGTTTCCGCCGGATGTGTTGATTGATCCTGCGATGGACGATGTGGGGTTCACTTCGTTCAATAAGTTTGAGCGTGCCGCCGAAGCCGGGGCGGAAGCAACGAGGGAGCGGGCCGAGCAGCTGAAAGCGCTGGCTGGCTAG
- a CDS encoding ZIP family metal transporter yields MLTATMWGTIAASSLIIGAVLGFITPWPPKLIGAILAFGAGAIFSTIAFELAEESITSGGPLATAIGVALGALTYFIADRLIEGRETPSGAVSGASAASAASEATEASTAQHSSRTKRRTRRNNAGMVLVMGAILDGIPEQTVLGVGMGAGNDVSIALLIAICLANIPESVGSASDMKSAGVPTRRILGIWLLVPALCALATVIGYGLSHTLSPEAQAGINGFAGGALLVMLVDSMIPEARAKTGRTAGLLTVLGFALGAGLSLLT; encoded by the coding sequence ATGCTCACCGCCACCATGTGGGGAACCATCGCCGCCTCATCGCTCATCATCGGCGCCGTGCTCGGGTTCATCACGCCCTGGCCGCCGAAGCTCATCGGTGCGATCCTCGCATTCGGTGCCGGCGCAATCTTCTCAACCATCGCATTCGAACTCGCAGAAGAATCCATCACGAGCGGCGGGCCACTCGCCACCGCGATCGGCGTGGCACTCGGGGCGCTCACCTACTTCATCGCAGACCGGCTCATCGAAGGCCGCGAAACCCCGTCCGGTGCGGTCAGTGGGGCAAGTGCGGCGAGTGCGGCCAGTGAGGCGACCGAGGCCAGCACAGCGCAGCACTCATCCCGCACAAAGCGGCGAACCCGCCGCAATAACGCGGGAATGGTGCTCGTCATGGGAGCGATCCTCGACGGGATCCCGGAACAAACCGTGCTCGGTGTAGGAATGGGCGCCGGAAACGACGTCAGCATCGCGCTCCTCATTGCGATCTGCCTCGCCAACATCCCCGAATCCGTTGGCTCCGCCTCCGACATGAAATCGGCCGGTGTGCCGACGCGACGGATCCTCGGAATCTGGCTACTTGTCCCGGCGCTCTGCGCGCTGGCGACCGTGATCGGCTACGGACTCTCCCACACACTCTCCCCCGAAGCCCAAGCCGGAATCAACGGTTTCGCGGGCGGGGCGCTCCTCGTGATGCTCGTGGATTCGATGATCCCCGAAGCCCGCGCAAAAACCGGACGCACCGCAGGGCTACTCACCGTACTCGGCTTCGCACTCGGCGCCGGGCTCTCGCTGCTGACGTAA
- a CDS encoding multidrug effflux MFS transporter → MSDERSVSRPLPRRMIAVLGLCGGLAPFAIDAYIPGLDQISREFGSSASVTQLSLTGFLITMALGQLVIGPLSDQRGRRTLLVFGLVGSGVASLVAALAPSIVVLIVARCFQGVCGAAGVVLSKAIIADIGRGKGIAKALSTIMAIQSIAPVIAPAVGGVLIPWLSWRAVFVMLACVFAVAALGVWWAVPETLRSEDRHSGGLKKAFGNMGELLTRGAYVFPTLMYVGSFATMFAYISASSFIMIRMNGFSAGEYAAMFTFNSLSLVLASAVNPWIIDRIPPRRWVTMVGCTQVAAVAWLVVSVTLLGASAWPLMAGFVVVVCCNGFLLPNLVALSLESSRGRTGAGSALLGAAQFGLAAVVAPLTGIGDGTTALPMALTMAVASCVVIVALVGVRRTHPAA, encoded by the coding sequence ATGAGTGATGAACGTTCTGTGAGCCGTCCGCTGCCGCGCCGCATGATCGCGGTGTTGGGGTTGTGTGGTGGGCTGGCGCCGTTTGCGATCGACGCTTATATCCCGGGGCTGGATCAGATTTCCCGGGAGTTTGGTTCGAGTGCGTCGGTGACGCAGTTGTCGCTGACGGGGTTCTTGATCACGATGGCGTTGGGCCAGTTGGTGATCGGTCCGTTGTCTGATCAGCGTGGCCGGCGCACGCTGTTGGTGTTTGGCTTGGTGGGTTCGGGTGTGGCGTCGTTGGTTGCGGCGTTGGCTCCGAGCATTGTGGTATTGATTGTGGCGCGCTGTTTCCAGGGTGTGTGCGGCGCTGCTGGGGTGGTGTTGTCGAAGGCGATTATCGCGGACATCGGGCGCGGTAAGGGGATCGCGAAGGCGTTGTCCACGATCATGGCGATTCAGTCGATCGCTCCGGTGATCGCTCCCGCGGTGGGTGGGGTTTTGATTCCGTGGCTTTCGTGGCGTGCTGTGTTTGTGATGTTGGCGTGTGTTTTCGCGGTGGCGGCTTTGGGTGTGTGGTGGGCTGTCCCGGAGACGCTACGTAGCGAGGACCGGCATTCGGGCGGTTTGAAGAAGGCGTTCGGCAACATGGGGGAGTTGCTGACCCGTGGCGCCTATGTGTTCCCGACTCTCATGTATGTGGGCAGTTTCGCTACGATGTTCGCCTATATTTCGGCGAGTTCGTTCATCATGATCCGCATGAATGGTTTCTCAGCCGGCGAGTATGCGGCCATGTTCACATTCAACTCGCTTTCGCTGGTGCTTGCGAGCGCGGTGAATCCGTGGATTATCGACCGGATCCCGCCACGTCGCTGGGTCACGATGGTGGGGTGTACGCAGGTTGCGGCTGTCGCGTGGCTCGTGGTTTCGGTGACCTTGTTGGGGGCATCCGCGTGGCCTCTGATGGCTGGGTTTGTTGTGGTGGTGTGCTGTAACGGTTTCTTGCTACCTAATTTGGTGGCGTTGTCTTTGGAGTCCTCGCGCGGGCGTACGGGTGCGGGGTCTGCGTTGTTGGGTGCGGCTCAGTTTGGTTTAGCCGCCGTGGTGGCGCCGTTGACGGGTATTGGCGATGGCACTACCGCGTTGCCGATGGCGCTGACGATGGCGGTGGCGTCCTGCGTTGTGATCGTTGCGTTGGTGGGTGTGCGGCGCACCCACCCTGCCGCTTGA
- a CDS encoding sensor histidine kinase, translating to MNQPPRPTELQGQSAPHPPIMPPAHHGNTEPAPRQSAPHRTQQPRPQQQQQRKQRRRGKLNWTLLWVFAPLVVGLVASLVWAPLDSGKVLTVATKLAWVPFILGLVATAVLLAGWWTVGWLRRGEVRAVRKEREEQTQRRHRLMARLDHELKNPIQGIRAALADEPSQRQLDSIGVQAQRLSSLLSDLRKISEVEHAELELSSVDLTDLVEEAVQTVMEIPGARERHIEVALPRAPRPLPRIQGDSDLLFLAISNVLSNAVKYSEPGARIEIHGREADGSVYIDCADTGRGIAPDELETVWEELGRSREVRGTDGSGLGLPMVRAIIERHGGSTGLESWHGQGSKVTLRLPVG from the coding sequence ATGAACCAGCCACCACGCCCAACTGAATTACAGGGCCAATCGGCGCCGCATCCGCCGATCATGCCCCCAGCCCACCACGGCAACACTGAGCCGGCCCCGCGTCAGTCGGCCCCGCATCGTACCCAGCAACCGCGCCCTCAGCAGCAGCAACAGCGCAAGCAGCGTCGCCGCGGCAAGCTGAATTGGACGTTGTTGTGGGTTTTTGCGCCGCTGGTGGTGGGTCTTGTCGCGAGCCTCGTGTGGGCTCCACTTGATAGCGGCAAGGTTTTGACGGTCGCGACCAAGCTCGCGTGGGTTCCTTTCATTCTGGGGCTCGTGGCGACTGCAGTGTTGCTTGCGGGATGGTGGACTGTCGGCTGGTTGCGCCGGGGTGAGGTGCGTGCGGTCCGTAAGGAACGTGAGGAGCAGACACAGCGCCGGCATCGGCTCATGGCTCGCTTGGATCACGAGTTGAAGAACCCTATTCAGGGGATCCGTGCAGCACTTGCGGATGAGCCGTCGCAACGTCAGTTGGACAGCATTGGCGTGCAGGCGCAGAGGCTTTCGAGCCTGTTGAGTGACTTGCGGAAGATCAGCGAAGTTGAACATGCAGAACTTGAGCTTTCGAGCGTGGATCTGACTGACCTGGTGGAAGAAGCCGTTCAGACGGTCATGGAGATCCCGGGGGCGCGTGAGCGGCACATCGAGGTCGCGTTGCCGCGTGCTCCGCGCCCGTTGCCGCGCATTCAGGGGGATTCTGATTTGTTGTTCCTCGCTATCTCTAATGTGCTCAGCAACGCGGTGAAGTATTCGGAGCCGGGTGCGCGCATCGAGATCCATGGCCGTGAGGCGGATGGTTCGGTCTATATCGACTGCGCGGACACGGGCCGCGGCATCGCGCCGGATGAGCTGGAGACGGTGTGGGAAGAGCTTGGTCGTTCGCGTGAGGTGCGGGGCACCGACGGCAGTGGCTTGGGGCTTCCGATGGTGCGGGCCATCATTGAGCGGCACGGCGGTTCCACGGGCTTGGAGTCGTGGCACGGTCAGGGCTCTAAGGTGACGTTGCGTTTACCTGTGGGGTAG
- a CDS encoding response regulator transcription factor yields the protein MGGVAPRPQILLVDDDATIREHLAPVLSRNGLDVDVAVDGADALRKIEHRRPSLVILDVLMPRVDGREVLRRIRADDDWLPVILLTEVGESFERAAALDDGADDYLTKPFDPVELMARIRAVLRRSGQGGAPLSAAESLVAGDLKLDRPARRIFVDGREKSLTPRAFALLEFLMSHPDEVFSRQRLLETVWGFEAIVTTRAVDHRVAEIRKVIGDAGAGQSLIETVSGEGYRFAGEVERA from the coding sequence ATGGGCGGTGTTGCGCCTCGTCCGCAGATTCTGTTGGTTGATGACGACGCGACCATCAGGGAACATCTGGCACCCGTTTTGAGCCGGAACGGTTTGGACGTGGACGTCGCCGTGGACGGAGCGGATGCGCTGCGGAAGATTGAGCACCGCCGCCCGAGCTTGGTTATTTTGGATGTTTTGATGCCGCGGGTTGATGGCCGCGAGGTTTTGCGCCGCATCCGAGCCGATGACGACTGGCTTCCGGTGATCCTGTTGACGGAGGTCGGGGAGTCGTTCGAACGTGCCGCCGCGCTCGATGACGGCGCTGATGACTACTTGACCAAGCCTTTCGATCCGGTCGAGTTGATGGCGCGGATCCGCGCGGTGTTGCGGCGCAGCGGGCAGGGTGGTGCCCCGTTGAGTGCGGCGGAGTCGCTGGTTGCTGGCGATCTGAAGCTGGATAGGCCCGCTCGCCGTATTTTTGTTGATGGCCGCGAGAAGTCGTTGACCCCGCGGGCGTTCGCGCTGCTCGAGTTCTTGATGAGCCACCCTGATGAGGTGTTTTCGCGGCAGCGTCTGCTGGAGACCGTGTGGGGTTTCGAGGCGATCGTGACCACGCGAGCGGTTGATCACCGTGTTGCTGAGATCCGCAAGGTGATCGGCGATGCGGGCGCCGGGCAGTCGTTGATCGAGACGGTCTCCGGCGAAGGCTACCGTTTCGCTGGCGAGGTGGAGCGCGCATGA
- a CDS encoding OmpA family protein, translating into MRRVTGVAASLVALALVAGAQPALADDDLAELSDKEISDSIKPIDLKIEKMDLGIKKLETKRKEEGKEVLSLSSDILFNIEKHELSDNAKKRIGELVKDVPKGAKISVGGHTDNVPSKVGNKKLSELRAKSVADAIKSARKDVKVDAKGFADSKPVADNGTKKNPDFEGREKNRRVEIRY; encoded by the coding sequence TTGAGGCGCGTAACGGGTGTCGCGGCGTCGCTTGTGGCTCTCGCTTTGGTGGCGGGGGCGCAGCCGGCGCTCGCTGATGATGATCTTGCTGAGCTGAGTGATAAAGAGATTTCTGATTCGATCAAGCCCATCGATCTCAAGATCGAGAAGATGGATCTTGGGATCAAGAAGCTTGAAACTAAGCGGAAAGAAGAGGGTAAGGAAGTCCTGAGTCTTTCCTCTGACATCCTTTTCAACATCGAAAAGCATGAGCTTTCTGACAACGCGAAGAAGCGCATCGGTGAGCTGGTCAAGGATGTTCCGAAGGGCGCGAAGATTTCGGTGGGCGGCCACACGGATAATGTGCCGTCGAAGGTCGGGAACAAGAAGCTTTCCGAACTGCGGGCAAAGTCTGTCGCTGATGCGATCAAGTCGGCGCGCAAGGATGTCAAGGTTGATGCGAAGGGCTTCGCTGACTCTAAGCCGGTTGCTGATAACGGCACTAAAAAGAACCCGGATTTCGAGGGCCGTGAGAAGAACCGACGGGTCGAAATTCGTTATTAG
- a CDS encoding OmpA family protein, with amino-acid sequence MKRRKVIAAAAVASMLALTVQPAWANDGDITPLDIDITPLDINITPLETKEKDGNEDVVTLSSDILFDIDKHELSDNAKKKIGALVKDVPKNAKISVGGHTDNVKSKVGNKKLSELRAKSVADAVKAARKDLKVDAKGFADTKPVADNGSDAKPNLEGRAQNRRVEIRY; translated from the coding sequence TTGAAACGCAGGAAGGTAATTGCAGCGGCTGCTGTTGCGTCGATGCTTGCGTTGACGGTCCAGCCGGCGTGGGCGAACGACGGGGACATCACCCCTCTCGATATCGACATCACGCCGCTTGATATCAACATCACGCCGCTTGAGACCAAGGAGAAAGACGGCAACGAGGATGTTGTGACGTTGTCTTCTGACATTCTGTTCGACATCGATAAGCATGAGCTTTCGGATAACGCGAAGAAGAAGATCGGCGCCCTGGTCAAGGACGTTCCGAAGAACGCGAAGATTTCGGTGGGTGGCCACACGGACAACGTGAAGTCGAAGGTCGGGAACAAGAAGCTGTCCGAGCTGCGCGCAAAGTCTGTGGCCGATGCGGTCAAGGCCGCCCGCAAGGACCTCAAGGTGGATGCGAAGGGCTTCGCAGATACGAAGCCGGTAGCGGATAACGGTTCGGATGCTAAACCGAACCTGGAAGGCCGCGCACAGAACCGCAGGGTAGAGATCCGGTACTGA
- a CDS encoding NAD(P)/FAD-dependent oxidoreductase codes for MAVGSVAIVGGGVAGFTVAQELRSRGFDGEITMVEPGGLPYDRPPLSKDYLLGTKTLEQIQFQPREWFVENRVKLIEDSAVGVDTNEQPTVRLSNGDAVAADRIVLATGGAARKLPVPGGELPEVLELRTRADADRLRDSVGEGTRIVVVGAGLIGAEAASTLLALGADVTLVEPEQPPLVPAVGPVLAEYLHAMHAERGVDVIQSAPARIQVDGAERVVTLTDGTQLRADQVLVGIGITPNTALAEAMGLEVNDGVVVDERQQTSNPAVFAVGDAARMRTDAGELLPRAEHWENAMHSGARAAAAILGQDIPQQGAPWFWSDRHGVHVEGVGSLVPQPVAHPAPHPEAGAADSAQYIHRFNEDGTPQATFLLNPDGTMAGCAAVDGGMTVRAARRIIDQGIVVPADALADPSVPLRRLARPPRNA; via the coding sequence ATGGCGGTGGGGTCTGTCGCCATCGTCGGTGGTGGCGTGGCTGGTTTCACGGTCGCGCAGGAGCTGCGTTCGCGTGGCTTTGACGGTGAGATCACGATGGTGGAGCCGGGTGGGTTGCCCTATGATCGGCCGCCGCTGTCGAAGGATTATCTGCTGGGTACAAAGACGCTCGAGCAGATTCAGTTCCAGCCGCGGGAATGGTTCGTTGAGAACCGCGTGAAGCTCATCGAGGACTCGGCCGTGGGGGTTGACACCAATGAGCAACCAACCGTCCGGTTGAGTAACGGCGATGCGGTGGCCGCCGACCGCATCGTGCTCGCTACGGGCGGTGCCGCCCGCAAGCTCCCGGTTCCCGGCGGCGAGCTGCCCGAGGTTCTCGAGCTGCGCACCCGCGCCGACGCTGACCGTTTGCGAGACAGCGTCGGCGAAGGCACCCGCATCGTTGTTGTGGGTGCGGGGCTGATCGGTGCGGAAGCGGCTTCGACACTGTTGGCGCTGGGTGCTGACGTGACTCTTGTGGAGCCGGAGCAGCCGCCACTCGTTCCCGCCGTTGGGCCGGTCCTGGCCGAGTACCTTCACGCGATGCACGCTGAACGCGGGGTCGACGTCATCCAGTCCGCCCCCGCGCGCATCCAAGTCGACGGCGCCGAGCGAGTCGTCACTCTGACGGACGGCACGCAGCTACGGGCAGATCAGGTCCTGGTGGGGATCGGCATCACACCGAACACGGCGCTCGCCGAAGCTATGGGCCTTGAAGTCAACGATGGTGTGGTTGTTGACGAGCGCCAGCAGACCTCGAATCCAGCGGTTTTTGCCGTGGGCGATGCCGCTCGCATGCGCACCGACGCTGGCGAGCTGTTGCCGCGCGCCGAGCATTGGGAGAATGCGATGCACAGCGGCGCCCGAGCGGCCGCCGCGATCCTGGGGCAGGACATTCCTCAGCAAGGTGCGCCGTGGTTCTGGTCTGACCGCCACGGAGTTCATGTTGAAGGCGTGGGCTCGCTGGTACCCCAGCCAGTAGCCCACCCGGCACCCCACCCGGAGGCCGGAGCGGCGGACTCAGCCCAGTACATCCACCGGTTCAACGAGGACGGCACTCCGCAGGCGACGTTCCTGCTGAATCCGGATGGAACCATGGCGGGGTGCGCCGCCGTCGACGGCGGCATGACGGTGCGTGCTGCCCGCCGCATCATCGACCAGGGGATCGTTGTCCCCGCCGATGCGTTGGCTGACCCGTCGGTTCCGCTCCGGAGACTTGCCCGCCCGCCGCGGAATGCGTAG
- a CDS encoding non-heme iron oxygenase ferredoxin subunit, with product MSETIKIPVSDIPEAEAYLVPGDENSTGEDISVFHAEDGSFYALNDECTHEVASLADGWIEGTEVECPMHAARFCLKSGKALCLPATVDAKTHKVEVEGDTVVLYPGVPAADAE from the coding sequence ATGAGCGAGACCATCAAGATCCCTGTCAGTGACATCCCGGAGGCGGAGGCCTACCTGGTTCCGGGTGATGAGAACTCGACCGGCGAGGACATCTCGGTGTTTCATGCCGAGGATGGCTCGTTTTATGCGCTCAATGACGAGTGCACTCACGAGGTCGCAAGCCTCGCCGACGGCTGGATTGAAGGCACCGAGGTTGAATGTCCGATGCATGCGGCTCGGTTCTGCCTCAAGAGCGGTAAGGCGTTGTGCTTGCCGGCCACGGTGGACGCGAAGACGCACAAGGTTGAGGTCGAAGGCGACACCGTGGTTCTGTACCCGGGCGTCCCTGCCGCTGACGCTGAATGA